Proteins encoded together in one Sulfitobacter pontiacus window:
- a CDS encoding ABC transporter ATP-binding protein: protein MIEIDNITKVYDSARAVDGVSMTIDTGTITVIVGTSGSGKTTLLRLINRLEEPTSGEVRINGQSTLDVKPHILRRRIGYAIQGHGLFPHHTVARNIGAVPQLLGWTRDKIDARVDELLDLFSMAPQEFRHRYPTELSGGQQQRVGVARALASRPDLILMDEPFGALDPIIRTRAQEDLRRIQQTLGSTIILVTHDMEEAIRLGDRVAVMDGGKLVQHATPAEIITHPATDFVADMVGDVERPLRLLSLTPLADVMEDGPANGAPLPREANLRDALSACLWTGRSAVPITDKGKIIGRVTLDAIRARAEVHA, encoded by the coding sequence ATGATAGAGATCGACAATATCACCAAAGTCTACGACAGCGCCCGCGCCGTCGATGGCGTGTCGATGACCATTGATACCGGCACGATCACCGTTATTGTGGGCACATCCGGTTCGGGCAAGACAACGCTTTTGCGGCTGATCAACCGGCTGGAAGAGCCCACTTCGGGAGAGGTGCGGATCAACGGACAATCAACGCTCGACGTCAAACCGCATATCCTCCGGCGGCGGATCGGATATGCCATTCAGGGGCACGGGCTGTTCCCGCATCACACGGTCGCGCGCAATATCGGCGCGGTGCCGCAACTGCTGGGCTGGACCCGTGACAAGATCGACGCCCGCGTGGACGAACTGCTTGATCTCTTCTCGATGGCACCACAAGAATTCCGCCACCGCTACCCCACTGAACTGTCGGGCGGGCAACAACAACGGGTCGGCGTGGCACGGGCTCTGGCCTCGCGCCCTGATCTGATCCTCATGGATGAACCCTTTGGCGCGCTCGACCCGATCATCCGCACCCGCGCGCAAGAGGATCTGCGCCGCATCCAGCAGACGCTCGGCTCCACCATCATCCTCGTGACCCATGATATGGAGGAAGCCATTCGTCTGGGCGACCGCGTGGCGGTGATGGATGGTGGCAAGCTGGTGCAGCATGCCACCCCGGCAGAGATCATCACCCACCCCGCGACCGATTTTGTGGCCGATATGGTGGGCGATGTCGAACGCCCGCTGCGGCTGCTTTCCCTCACCCCGCTGGCTGACGTGATGGAGGACGGTCCTGCCAACGGCGCGCCCCTGCCCCGCGAGGCAAATCTGCGCGACGCGCTGTCGGCCTGCCTGTGGACAGGACGCAGCGCCGTGCCGATCACCGATAAGGGCAAGATCATCGGCCGCGTGACGCTGGACGCGATCCGCGCCCGCGCCGAGGTGCACGCATGA
- a CDS encoding ABC transporter permease, whose product MSLQTPRARLSAPGVLFAVLGAAAMLAPFMTLAANRIVAGDAVPIWAVVPVSQMIPGLAAILAGLALGLPARHVGLRLAGPLVGLAGLLWLLVQGAPALLEGAGDYARVSPAAGFWCLLVIFALLMADAITAMKPGPFQRALLLTAVLGALSVVLGSGALAPLSVMQEFAARRDAFASEATRHLWLAFGSLGMAGLIGFPIGVLSHRKPALRSAILPVLSFLQTIPSLAMFGLMIPLLGWVSATVPGARSMGIAGIGFAPAFVALVLYSLLPVVGNTVAGLAATPPQALNAARGIGMTAAQRLWRVELPIGLPVILTGLRIVLVQNIGLAVIAGLIGGGGFGTFVFQGLNQTATDLILLGALPTVALALTAAIVMDILVDLTRRLPKETP is encoded by the coding sequence ATGTCCTTGCAGACCCCTCGGGCGCGGCTATCCGCGCCGGGGGTTCTATTTGCCGTTCTGGGGGCCGCAGCGATGCTGGCCCCCTTTATGACGCTGGCCGCAAACCGCATCGTGGCGGGGGACGCGGTGCCGATCTGGGCGGTGGTCCCCGTATCGCAGATGATCCCCGGATTGGCAGCGATCTTGGCGGGACTCGCATTAGGCCTGCCTGCAAGACACGTGGGGCTGCGTCTGGCGGGGCCGCTTGTGGGGCTGGCGGGATTGCTGTGGCTGCTCGTCCAGGGCGCGCCAGCGCTGCTGGAGGGCGCGGGCGATTACGCAAGGGTCTCTCCGGCGGCGGGGTTCTGGTGCTTGCTGGTGATCTTTGCCCTGCTCATGGCCGATGCGATCACCGCGATGAAACCGGGGCCCTTTCAGCGCGCACTATTGCTGACAGCGGTGTTGGGGGCCCTGTCCGTCGTGCTCGGCTCTGGTGCGCTGGCACCGCTGTCAGTGATGCAGGAATTTGCGGCACGCCGTGACGCCTTCGCGTCCGAGGCGACGCGTCACCTGTGGCTGGCCTTCGGGTCGCTTGGCATGGCGGGGCTGATCGGCTTTCCCATCGGCGTTCTGAGCCACCGCAAGCCCGCGCTGCGCAGCGCGATCCTGCCGGTGCTGAGCTTTCTGCAAACCATCCCCTCGCTCGCCATGTTCGGGCTGATGATCCCCCTGCTGGGCTGGGTCAGTGCCACCGTGCCCGGTGCGCGCAGCATGGGCATCGCGGGCATCGGATTCGCACCGGCCTTTGTCGCACTGGTGCTCTATTCGCTGCTGCCCGTCGTGGGAAACACCGTGGCCGGTCTGGCCGCCACGCCGCCGCAAGCCCTGAACGCCGCGCGCGGGATCGGCATGACAGCGGCGCAACGCCTGTGGCGCGTGGAACTGCCCATCGGCCTGCCCGTGATCCTCACCGGCCTGCGTATCGTGCTGGTCCAAAACATCGGGCTGGCGGTCATCGCGGGGCTGATCGGCGGCGGCGGCTTTGGCACATTCGTGTTCCAAGGGCTGAACCAGACCGCGACAGACCTGATCCTGTTGGGCGCGCTGCCCACGGTCGCGCTGGCCCTGACGGCGGCTATCGTGATGGATATTCTGGTCGACCTGACCCGCCGCCTCCCCAAGGAGACCCCATGA
- a CDS encoding ABC transporter substrate-binding protein, which translates to MKNSLRITVSAATLTVALASAAAADITVSSKIDTEGGLLGNVIALALEDAGLPVERRLQLGGTQVVREALLSGQIDIYPEYTGNAAFFFNEADSDVWKDAEAAHARAAELDAAQNDVTWLTSAPANNTWAIAVTGPVAQDNKLTTMSDFGAWVAQGGTVKLAASTEFVSSPAVLPAMQDTYGFELNADQTVILSGGDTAATIQAAARGTSGVNAAMVYGTDGGVGATGLVVMEDDKGVQPVYEPAPIIRAEVLAEYPSIPEVLNPIFEGLDMATLQKLNGRIQVGGEPAEAVARDYLTQAGVLD; encoded by the coding sequence ATGAAAAATTCCCTTCGTATCACCGTATCCGCCGCGACCCTTACCGTAGCATTGGCCTCGGCCGCGGCCGCCGACATCACTGTCTCGTCCAAGATCGACACCGAAGGCGGGCTATTGGGCAATGTCATCGCCCTTGCACTAGAGGACGCGGGCCTGCCTGTCGAACGCCGCCTGCAACTGGGCGGCACGCAGGTTGTCCGCGAGGCGCTGCTGTCCGGCCAGATCGACATATACCCCGAATACACCGGCAACGCGGCCTTCTTCTTTAACGAAGCAGACAGCGACGTGTGGAAAGACGCCGAAGCCGCACACGCCCGCGCGGCCGAGCTCGACGCCGCGCAAAACGATGTCACATGGCTGACCTCTGCCCCTGCCAATAACACATGGGCCATCGCGGTGACCGGCCCCGTGGCGCAAGACAACAAACTGACCACCATGTCCGATTTCGGCGCATGGGTCGCGCAGGGCGGCACGGTCAAGCTCGCGGCCTCGACCGAGTTTGTGTCCTCCCCCGCGGTGCTGCCCGCGATGCAGGACACCTACGGGTTTGAACTGAACGCGGACCAGACGGTGATCCTGTCCGGCGGCGATACAGCGGCCACGATCCAGGCCGCCGCACGGGGCACATCGGGTGTGAACGCCGCGATGGTCTATGGCACCGACGGCGGTGTCGGGGCCACAGGTCTGGTGGTGATGGAGGATGACAAAGGCGTGCAGCCCGTCTACGAGCCCGCCCCCATCATCCGCGCCGAGGTGCTGGCCGAATACCCGTCGATCCCCGAGGTGCTGAACCCCATTTTCGAGGGGTTGGATATGGCGACGCTGCAAAAGCTCAACGGGCGGATTCAGGTGGGCGGTGAACCGGCAGAGGCCGTGGCCCGTGATTACCTCACCCAAGCCGGGGTGCTGGACTGA
- the ampC gene encoding class C beta-lactamase, whose protein sequence is MKSPNLALAVVLSVPFALPASLFAQSAKSEQIVEIAGASFAPVIEQYGIPGLVVGITWQGQHSFYATGVAARKGNVAATPDTIFELGSISKIFTATLAALAEDRGMLDLDAPVSDSIPQLEGAAFGAIRLVDLSTHVTGGLPLQVPGEVGNVPELIRWLESWQPPQPGTRSYSNVSIGLLGHITAQTMGMSFAQAAEDVLFPAMGLGSTYVDVPDDAMDRYAFGYDRKTDAPIRVNPGVLADEAYGVKSTARDMLRLLDLELGRGGADPALTAALERTRQGQAETAYYTQDMIWEQYPWPVDVARMEAGNGYDFILSPQPATRLTPPLPPQRDVILNKTGATNGFGGYVALLPGQDLGIVVLANRNYPNEARVRATYALITDLLATQD, encoded by the coding sequence ATGAAATCCCCCAACCTCGCGCTGGCAGTCGTGCTGTCGGTCCCCTTTGCTCTTCCCGCGTCGCTGTTCGCACAAAGCGCCAAAAGCGAGCAGATTGTCGAGATCGCAGGTGCCAGCTTTGCGCCGGTAATCGAGCAGTATGGCATCCCCGGATTGGTCGTGGGCATCACCTGGCAGGGGCAGCACAGCTTCTATGCAACGGGTGTGGCGGCGCGCAAAGGCAATGTCGCGGCGACGCCGGATACGATCTTTGAGCTCGGGTCGATCAGCAAGATTTTCACCGCGACGTTGGCCGCATTGGCTGAAGACCGCGGTATGCTTGATCTGGATGCGCCTGTGTCGGACAGCATACCCCAGCTTGAGGGGGCCGCTTTCGGCGCAATAAGGCTGGTTGATCTATCCACCCATGTCACCGGTGGCTTGCCGCTTCAGGTTCCCGGCGAGGTGGGCAATGTGCCCGAGCTGATCCGCTGGCTAGAGAGCTGGCAACCGCCGCAACCGGGGACACGCAGCTATTCCAATGTCAGCATCGGCTTGCTGGGGCATATTACGGCGCAGACCATGGGGATGTCCTTTGCCCAAGCGGCTGAGGATGTGCTGTTTCCCGCGATGGGGCTTGGCAGCACCTATGTCGACGTGCCGGATGACGCGATGGATCGCTATGCCTTTGGCTATGACCGCAAGACGGATGCGCCCATTCGCGTTAACCCCGGCGTGTTGGCAGATGAAGCCTATGGGGTGAAATCGACCGCCCGCGATATGCTGCGCCTGCTGGATTTGGAGCTGGGTCGCGGCGGCGCAGATCCCGCGCTGACCGCAGCGCTTGAACGCACACGGCAGGGGCAGGCAGAGACGGCCTATTACACCCAAGACATGATATGGGAGCAGTACCCTTGGCCTGTCGATGTCGCCAGGATGGAGGCGGGCAACGGCTATGACTTTATCCTGTCGCCCCAGCCCGCGACCCGCCTGACCCCACCGTTGCCGCCGCAGCGTGACGTGATCCTGAACAAGACCGGCGCGACCAACGGGTTCGGCGGCTATGTCGCGCTGCTACCGGGGCAAGACCTTGGGATCGTTGTGCTTGCCAACCGCAACTACCCGAACGAGGCGCGGGTTCGTGCGACCTATGCGCTGATCACCGATTTGCTGGCGACGCAGGACTAG
- a CDS encoding amidohydrolase: MLTNSDLVELTEFRRALHRHPEVSGEEVETAKTIVHALKPLSPTRILTGLGGHGVAAVFDSGTAGPTVLFRAELDALPIEERNSDIAWLSEVAGKSHVCGHDGHMTMLLALGRMIARKPVATGRVVLMFQPAEEDGSGAKAVVNDPAFDAIKPDWAFAIHNEPGSPFGFVSTRVGLINCASMGLKVKLSGKTAHAADPQDGVSPALAVARLIPALDDLGHGDGGPRNDDFRLVTVTHATIGEPTFGIAPGAAEVFVTLRTAGDAGLENLEAAAREIASTIAAEYGLGVSFEVHDHFAASINDADAYAVATKAMAAIGVPFGEENVPMRASEDFGVFGWGAKAAMLCLGPGEDHAALHNPDYDFPDDLIPIGSGIFDRIARDLLGTA, from the coding sequence ATGTTGACCAATAGTGATCTTGTGGAACTGACCGAATTTCGCCGCGCGCTGCACCGCCATCCCGAAGTCTCTGGCGAAGAGGTAGAGACCGCAAAGACCATCGTTCACGCGCTAAAGCCCCTGTCGCCCACCCGCATCCTGACAGGTCTTGGGGGGCACGGCGTCGCGGCGGTGTTCGACAGCGGCACGGCTGGCCCGACGGTCCTGTTCCGCGCCGAACTTGACGCCCTGCCGATTGAGGAACGCAACAGCGATATCGCGTGGCTGTCCGAGGTTGCGGGCAAAAGCCACGTGTGCGGCCACGATGGTCATATGACGATGCTGCTGGCTTTGGGGCGCATGATCGCGCGCAAACCGGTTGCCACAGGGCGCGTGGTGCTGATGTTCCAACCCGCGGAAGAGGACGGCAGCGGGGCCAAAGCGGTGGTCAACGATCCCGCATTCGATGCGATCAAACCGGATTGGGCCTTTGCGATCCACAATGAACCGGGCAGCCCCTTCGGCTTTGTCTCCACCCGCGTGGGGCTGATCAACTGCGCGTCGATGGGGCTCAAGGTCAAGCTCAGCGGGAAAACTGCCCATGCCGCCGACCCGCAAGACGGGGTATCGCCCGCGCTCGCGGTGGCACGGCTTATCCCCGCGCTGGATGATCTGGGCCACGGCGACGGCGGCCCGCGCAACGACGACTTCCGGCTGGTCACCGTCACCCACGCCACTATAGGAGAGCCGACTTTCGGCATCGCGCCGGGTGCAGCAGAGGTGTTTGTCACTCTGCGCACCGCCGGCGATGCGGGGCTGGAAAACCTTGAGGCCGCCGCGCGCGAGATCGCATCAACGATTGCAGCTGAATACGGTCTTGGCGTCTCTTTCGAGGTGCACGATCATTTCGCCGCTTCGATCAACGACGCAGACGCCTATGCCGTAGCAACCAAAGCGATGGCGGCGATCGGCGTGCCCTTTGGCGAGGAAAACGTACCCATGCGCGCCTCCGAGGATTTCGGCGTATTCGGCTGGGGGGCCAAAGCCGCGATGCTGTGTCTCGGACCGGGGGAGGATCACGCGGCCTTGCACAACCCCGACTATGACTTCCCCGATGACCTTATCCCCATCGGCAGCGGGATCTTTGACCGCATCGCCCGAGATCTTCTGGGCACAGCGTAA
- the ftrA gene encoding transcriptional regulator FtrA, which translates to MSQIAPRNTPLVCALAYDGLCTFEFGIAVELFALPRPEFADWYRYATVKAEPGPIRATGGITIEAQEDLDLLRQASLIIVPGWRGADAPVPPALCAALQDAYAQGARIASICSGVFVLAAAGLLTGKSATTHWRYTDKLAARYPDISVDPDVLFVEDDRVFTSAGSAAGLDLGLHIIRQDHGAQVAASVARRLVLPAQRDGGQRQFVPRPEPKARMGSDLAALQDMIRATLDEDWPMARMAQTAATSGRTLARRFREETGDTPLNWLKLERVSRAAELLENSAIPLADITDVCGFGSAESFRRDFRKLMGVPPIRYRERFGAAA; encoded by the coding sequence ATGTCCCAAATTGCGCCCCGAAACACCCCCTTGGTCTGTGCGCTTGCCTATGACGGGCTGTGCACCTTCGAATTCGGCATCGCGGTAGAGCTTTTCGCCCTGCCCCGACCCGAGTTCGCGGATTGGTACCGCTATGCGACCGTTAAGGCCGAACCCGGTCCGATCCGCGCCACAGGCGGCATCACGATCGAGGCGCAGGAGGATCTTGATCTGCTGCGGCAAGCCAGCCTGATCATCGTGCCCGGCTGGCGCGGTGCCGATGCCCCTGTCCCGCCCGCGCTATGCGCCGCCTTACAAGACGCCTATGCCCAAGGCGCGCGGATCGCGTCGATCTGTTCAGGTGTCTTTGTCTTGGCCGCGGCGGGGCTGCTGACAGGCAAAAGCGCCACAACCCATTGGCGCTACACCGATAAGCTGGCCGCGCGCTATCCTGACATATCCGTGGACCCTGATGTGTTATTCGTGGAAGACGATAGGGTTTTCACCTCCGCCGGATCGGCGGCGGGGCTGGATCTGGGGCTGCATATCATTCGGCAGGATCACGGCGCGCAGGTCGCTGCGTCTGTTGCACGACGGCTTGTCCTTCCCGCACAACGCGATGGCGGGCAGCGTCAGTTCGTGCCCCGCCCCGAGCCCAAGGCGCGGATGGGGTCGGATCTTGCAGCGCTACAGGATATGATCCGCGCCACACTTGACGAGGACTGGCCGATGGCGCGTATGGCACAAACTGCCGCGACCAGCGGACGCACGCTGGCCCGCCGGTTCCGCGAAGAGACAGGCGACACCCCCCTCAACTGGCTCAAGCTTGAACGGGTGTCCCGCGCCGCTGAACTGCTGGAAAACAGCGCCATCCCGCTGGCCGATATAACAGACGTCTGCGGCTTCGGCTCGGCCGAGAGTTTTCGCCGCGATTTCCGCAAACTGATGGGCGTCCCTCCGATCCGGTATCGCGAAAGGTTCGGGGCTGCCGCCTAG
- a CDS encoding nuclear transport factor 2 family protein produces MTLHPDLLSAIKTYFDAIHECDTDKLNAVFHPDSSLFDGDNGTVFVEPIDSFSRDVGARVSPASIGQPREAEVLMIDMLSPLSATVKIRIRAHDNVFVDHLGFVKGAQGWQIVSKIWHLERRIDASNAV; encoded by the coding sequence ATGACCCTGCACCCTGACCTGCTGAGCGCGATAAAGACCTATTTTGACGCGATACACGAGTGTGACACCGACAAGCTGAATGCCGTGTTTCACCCGGACTCGAGCCTTTTTGACGGCGACAATGGGACGGTCTTTGTAGAGCCGATAGACAGTTTCAGCCGCGATGTCGGGGCCCGCGTCTCTCCTGCCAGCATCGGGCAACCGCGCGAGGCCGAGGTGTTGATGATCGACATGCTGTCGCCGCTAAGTGCAACGGTGAAAATCCGCATCCGCGCCCATGACAATGTCTTCGTCGATCACCTTGGTTTCGTGAAGGGCGCGCAGGGCTGGCAGATTGTATCGAAGATCTGGCATCTTGAGCGGCGCATTGACGCGTCCAATGCGGTCTGA
- a CDS encoding VOC family protein, which translates to MTKMNAVGWFDIYVDDLDRAVGFYEAMLDTKLEPMPDPSGEMQMMSFPTEMTAYGAGGALTKAPYAGPGVGGTIVYFMVEDCATQEERATSAGGSVAQPKTSIGEFGWILVCQDAEGNMVGFHSMQ; encoded by the coding sequence ATGACCAAGATGAATGCCGTAGGATGGTTCGATATCTATGTGGACGACCTTGATCGGGCGGTCGGCTTCTACGAAGCCATGCTCGACACCAAGCTGGAGCCGATGCCAGACCCGAGCGGTGAGATGCAGATGATGAGCTTCCCGACCGAGATGACAGCCTATGGCGCGGGGGGCGCGCTGACCAAAGCGCCTTATGCGGGGCCAGGGGTCGGGGGCACGATTGTCTATTTCATGGTCGAGGATTGCGCCACCCAAGAGGAACGCGCGACCAGCGCGGGCGGGAGCGTCGCGCAGCCGAAAACGTCAATCGGTGAGTTTGGCTGGATCCTCGTGTGTCAGGATGCCGAGGGCAATATGGTCGGTTTCCACTCCATGCAGTAG
- a CDS encoding YaeQ family protein produces MAQNSLIYKVELSVSDMDRHYYETHKLTVAKHPSETDERLMVRLLAFALNAHEHLEMTKGLSTDDEPDIWQKSLSDEIDVWVALGLPSEKIIRQSCNKSARVVIYPYGGKTAEVWWDKVRSSTARFDKLEVVNLAEHDTAALAKLANRAMKLGVHIQDGDVMVSVDDSVVYLTPQTWKDAG; encoded by the coding sequence ATGGCGCAAAATTCTCTGATCTACAAAGTCGAGCTTTCGGTCTCGGACATGGATCGCCACTACTACGAGACCCACAAGCTGACCGTGGCCAAACACCCGTCGGAAACCGATGAACGTCTGATGGTCCGTCTGCTGGCCTTTGCCCTGAACGCGCATGAGCATCTTGAGATGACAAAGGGCCTGTCGACCGATGATGAACCCGATATCTGGCAAAAAAGCCTGAGCGACGAGATCGACGTTTGGGTGGCTCTCGGGCTGCCAAGTGAAAAGATCATCCGGCAGTCCTGCAACAAATCCGCGCGGGTCGTGATCTATCCTTATGGCGGCAAAACGGCAGAGGTCTGGTGGGACAAGGTCCGCAGCAGCACCGCCCGTTTCGACAAGCTCGAGGTCGTCAATCTGGCAGAGCATGACACCGCGGCGCTGGCAAAGCTGGCCAACCGCGCGATGAAGCTTGGCGTGCATATTCAGGACGGTGACGTGATGGTCAGCGTCGATGACAGCGTCGTCTACCTGACGCCCCAGACGTGGAAAGACGCAGGCTGA
- a CDS encoding (2Fe-2S)-binding protein, with translation MIEFELNGRQVSVDAEPDTPLLWAIRDEIGLTGTKFGCGIGACGACTVHIDGTATRSCITYLSDVEGMKVTTIEGLDENGNHPVQEAWRNLRVPQCGYCQSGQIMQAASLLKDTPNPSDDDIDAVMTGNLCRCMTYTRIRQAVRDAATAMGGSDNG, from the coding sequence ATGATTGAATTCGAATTGAACGGACGGCAGGTCTCTGTCGACGCAGAGCCGGATACGCCCCTGTTGTGGGCGATCCGTGACGAGATCGGACTGACCGGCACCAAGTTCGGCTGTGGCATCGGCGCCTGTGGCGCATGTACCGTGCATATCGACGGGACGGCCACACGGTCCTGCATCACCTATCTTTCGGATGTCGAAGGTATGAAGGTCACCACCATCGAAGGGCTGGACGAAAACGGCAACCACCCTGTGCAAGAAGCGTGGCGGAACCTGCGCGTGCCGCAGTGTGGATATTGCCAGTCGGGTCAGATCATGCAGGCAGCGTCGCTGCTGAAAGACACGCCCAACCCCAGCGATGACGACATCGACGCGGTGATGACCGGCAACCTGTGCCGCTGCATGACCTATACCCGAATCCGTCAAGCCGTGCGCGACGCCGCCACCGCTATGGGAGGCTCCGACAATGGCTAA
- a CDS encoding xanthine dehydrogenase family protein molybdopterin-binding subunit, producing the protein MTRRGFLVSMTAVGVAFGFPQASNAAMNPAVPDGTPVTPNGDTFEPSMWYWIDAEGQVNVNIIRAEMGQHVGTAIARILADELEVAWENVHITHVDTAEKWGLMVTGGSWSIWQSWPVYRQAGAAGRTALIEAAAAKWGVDASGLTARDGAVTDGTQSISYGDLVAEGLDRSFTEEELAALPLKPHADLRLVGQDVHPLDLDTKTTGQAIYGLDAKVDGMVYGVPMLPPTRYGSKVNAVDDSGAKDIKGYLETVVIEDPSGTVPGWVVVLGKTLHAARTATYEISVDWTSGETANVSEEDIQARSRELIQGEEGSILHTEQPDTTAAFDAAADMLEAEYTTQSVLHFQMEPVNATVFQNADGVWETHAGNQWQSLILPTLAAALEVPADKIVMRSYMLGGGFGRRLNGDYIVPAALASKAVGKPVKLVFSREEDAQFDSIRSPSVQKLRMAFDDAKSVTGMEHHAAAGWPTQVMAPGFMPKGVNEEPYDPFAIDGADHWYTVGAHQVRAISNDLANATFRPGWLRSVGPGWTNFAVESFMDEAAHKVGADPLQFRLDHLKAEGINAGSAPNAVGGASRQAAVLQRVAEMSGYGSAELPEGTAIGIATTYGQSRSMPTWTAAAVKLAIDPETGAVDVQKMWLAFDCGTVVDPDGARAQCEGAALWGLSLALHEGTRIENGNVIDLNLGAYTPLRLADVPELEIDFVESTEVPVGLGEPGTTVIAPAIANAIFNATGARVRHLPITGDAVLAAMKS; encoded by the coding sequence ATGACCCGCCGTGGATTCCTTGTCTCCATGACGGCCGTTGGCGTTGCATTCGGCTTCCCGCAGGCGTCGAACGCGGCGATGAACCCTGCGGTGCCGGATGGCACGCCGGTCACGCCCAATGGCGACACGTTCGAGCCGTCGATGTGGTACTGGATCGACGCCGAGGGTCAGGTCAACGTCAACATCATCCGCGCCGAGATGGGCCAACACGTCGGCACCGCCATCGCGCGTATTCTGGCGGACGAGCTGGAAGTCGCATGGGAAAACGTACACATCACCCATGTCGATACGGCCGAGAAATGGGGCCTGATGGTCACCGGCGGCAGCTGGTCGATCTGGCAAAGCTGGCCTGTCTACCGTCAAGCGGGGGCCGCTGGCCGGACCGCCTTGATCGAAGCCGCAGCGGCAAAGTGGGGCGTTGATGCCTCGGGTCTGACCGCACGCGATGGTGCGGTGACCGATGGCACACAAAGCATCAGCTATGGCGATCTGGTGGCCGAGGGGCTTGACCGCAGCTTCACCGAAGAAGAGCTGGCAGCGCTGCCGCTGAAACCCCACGCTGACCTGCGCCTTGTGGGCCAGGACGTGCATCCGCTTGATCTGGATACGAAAACCACGGGTCAGGCGATCTATGGTCTGGATGCCAAGGTCGACGGGATGGTCTACGGCGTGCCGATGCTGCCCCCGACGCGCTATGGCTCCAAGGTGAATGCCGTGGACGATAGCGGTGCCAAGGACATCAAGGGCTACCTTGAAACCGTGGTGATCGAAGACCCGTCGGGCACTGTGCCGGGCTGGGTTGTGGTGCTGGGCAAAACGCTGCACGCGGCGCGTACGGCGACCTACGAGATCAGCGTCGACTGGACCTCCGGCGAGACGGCGAATGTCTCGGAAGAGGATATCCAGGCGCGTTCGCGCGAGCTGATCCAGGGCGAGGAAGGGTCGATCCTGCACACAGAGCAGCCCGACACGACCGCTGCCTTTGATGCCGCCGCCGATATGCTCGAAGCCGAATACACCACGCAATCCGTACTGCACTTCCAGATGGAGCCGGTGAACGCCACGGTTTTCCAGAACGCCGATGGTGTTTGGGAAACTCACGCGGGCAACCAGTGGCAATCGCTGATCCTGCCCACGCTGGCCGCCGCTTTGGAAGTGCCCGCCGATAAGATCGTGATGCGCAGCTATATGCTGGGTGGGGGCTTTGGCCGTCGCCTGAACGGTGACTATATCGTGCCCGCAGCGCTCGCCTCGAAAGCGGTTGGCAAGCCGGTCAAGCTGGTGTTCTCGCGCGAGGAAGACGCGCAGTTCGACAGCATCCGGTCGCCGTCCGTGCAAAAACTGCGCATGGCGTTCGACGATGCCAAATCGGTCACGGGTATGGAACACCACGCCGCAGCCGGTTGGCCGACGCAGGTGATGGCACCGGGGTTCATGCCCAAAGGTGTCAACGAAGAACCCTATGACCCCTTTGCCATCGACGGTGCCGATCATTGGTACACAGTGGGTGCGCATCAGGTGCGGGCGATCTCTAACGATCTGGCGAATGCGACCTTCCGTCCCGGCTGGCTGCGGTCTGTCGGACCGGGCTGGACCAACTTCGCGGTAGAAAGCTTCATGGATGAAGCGGCGCATAAAGTCGGTGCCGATCCGCTGCAGTTCCGTCTGGATCACCTGAAGGCCGAAGGCATCAACGCGGGCTCTGCGCCCAATGCGGTTGGTGGGGCATCGCGTCAGGCCGCTGTTTTGCAGCGCGTGGCAGAGATGTCGGGCTATGGCAGTGCAGAGCTGCCCGAGGGCACCGCAATCGGTATTGCCACCACCTATGGCCAGTCGCGCAGCATGCCGACCTGGACAGCGGCGGCGGTCAAGCTGGCGATTGATCCTGAAACGGGCGCGGTCGATGTCCAGAAGATGTGGCTGGCGTTTGACTGTGGCACCGTGGTGGACCCCGACGGCGCGCGCGCACAATGCGAAGGTGCGGCCCTTTGGGGGCTGTCTTTGGCGCTGCATGAAGGCACCCGGATCGAGAATGGCAACGTCATCGACCTGAACCTCGGGGCCTATACGCCACTGCGTCTGGCCGATGTGCCCGAGCTTGAAATCGACTTTGTCGAAAGCACCGAAGTACCGGTTGGCCTGGGCGAGCCCGGCACCACCGTGATCGCACCCGCGATCGCCAACGCGATCTTCAACGCGACGGGCGCGCGCGTGCGTCATCTGCCGATCACCGGCGATGCTGTGCTTGCCGCGATGAAGTCCTAA